The Elgaria multicarinata webbii isolate HBS135686 ecotype San Diego chromosome 1, rElgMul1.1.pri, whole genome shotgun sequence genome has a window encoding:
- the FERD3L gene encoding fer3-like protein, whose protein sequence is MNGPTKVSEWPAAKEDWGTPSSMLDLLGDLAEDEEDEEEGLREKMPCLDLCGFPTSAGAPRSFAAAAAATGGLDGLEDGVPEEGEEEEEGEEEEEEEEGGPRRKAALRGRAKRKRVITHTQRQAANVRERKRMFNLNEAFDQLRKKVPTFAYEKRLSRIETLRLAIVYISFMTELLGGSKAS, encoded by the coding sequence ATGAACGGCCCCACCAAGGTCAGCGAATGGCCCGCGGCCAAGGAAGACTGGGGGACCCCCTCGTCCATGCTGGATTTGTTGGGCGATCTCGCCGAGgacgaggaggacgaggaggaaggCCTCCGAGAGAAGATGCCCTGCTTGGACCTCTGTGGGTTTCCCACCTCGGCCGGAGCGCCCAGATctttcgctgctgctgctgctgctaccgggGGACTCGACGGTTTGGAGGACGGGGTCCccgaggagggagaagaggaagaagagggggaggaggaggaagaagaagaagaggggggacCGAGGAGGAAGGCTGCTTTGCGCGGCAGAGCCAAGCGAAAGCGGGTCATCACCCACACGCAGCGCCAGGCGGCCAACGTCCGCGAGAGGAAGAGGATGTTCAACCTCAACGAAGCCTTTGACCAGCTGAGGAAGAAGGTGCCCACTTTCGCCtacgagaagcgcctctccaggaTCGAGACGCTGCGCCTGGCCATCGTCTACATCTCCTTCATGACCGAGCTGCTGGGGGGTTCCAAAGCCAGCTAG